A genome region from Aestuariivirga litoralis includes the following:
- a CDS encoding SRPBCC family protein produces the protein MTSLSKTILPEDKPQIITTRLLSAPRDLVWKVLTTPEHIKHFWGPDGFRNSIKSMDVKVDGQWLFTMHGPDGKDWPNRIIYREIDPPRYMRWDHDNGGASEFDHKFVGELELFEEEGGKTRIELRVNEASMAARDNILSFGVAEGGKQNLDRLAAYVAPMADEKNMFVIERTYPVAQERLFQACTRVEEMKQWFAPPGMTVIKAEQNLKPGGTYHYGLAMPNGGEMWGKVTYTEITPHSRVVYLQSFSDRDGGITKHPMSPTWPLEMVTQFEFIPEGPNSTKLKISWIYAGIDDEEGQTFRAAHASMSGGWTGTLDSLQKYLAAN, from the coding sequence ATGACCAGCCTTTCGAAGACCATTCTTCCTGAAGACAAGCCGCAGATCATCACCACCCGTCTCCTCTCCGCGCCGCGTGACCTGGTTTGGAAAGTGTTGACCACGCCGGAACACATCAAGCATTTCTGGGGGCCGGACGGCTTCCGCAACAGCATCAAAAGCATGGATGTGAAAGTGGACGGGCAATGGCTGTTCACCATGCATGGGCCCGATGGCAAGGATTGGCCGAACCGCATTATCTACCGCGAGATTGATCCGCCGCGTTACATGCGCTGGGACCATGACAATGGCGGCGCCAGCGAATTCGACCACAAATTCGTGGGCGAGCTGGAACTGTTCGAAGAAGAGGGCGGCAAGACCCGCATTGAACTTCGCGTCAATGAAGCCAGCATGGCAGCACGCGACAATATTTTGAGCTTCGGCGTGGCCGAGGGCGGCAAGCAGAATCTCGACCGCCTCGCAGCTTATGTTGCGCCGATGGCTGATGAGAAGAACATGTTCGTCATCGAGCGCACTTATCCCGTTGCGCAAGAGCGGCTGTTTCAGGCCTGCACGCGCGTGGAGGAAATGAAGCAGTGGTTTGCACCACCCGGCATGACGGTGATAAAGGCCGAGCAGAATTTGAAGCCCGGCGGCACCTATCATTATGGGCTGGCGATGCCGAATGGCGGCGAAATGTGGGGCAAGGTGACTTACACCGAGATCACTCCGCATTCGCGCGTGGTCTATCTGCAGAGCTTCTCTGACAGGGACGGCGGGATCACCAAACATCCCATGTCGCCGACCTGGCCGCTGGAAATGGTGACGCAGTTTGAGTTCATCCCGGAAGGACCGAATTCCACCAAGCTGAAAATCTCATGGATCTATGCCGGCATTGATGATGAGGAAGGCCAGACCTTCCGCGCTGCCCATGCCAGCATGAGCGGCGGCTGGACCGGCACGCTGGATTCCTTGCAAAAATATCTCGCTGCGAATTGA
- a CDS encoding ArsR/SmtB family transcription factor: MTSDPLSLKLQALADPTRRAILARLREGEATVNTLAAPFDMSLPAISKHLKVLEVAGLITRSRAAQQRPCKLSPEGFAEVDAWMSGYREIWEQRLDRLATYLSSIKE; the protein is encoded by the coding sequence ATGACCTCTGATCCGCTCAGCCTCAAACTCCAGGCTTTGGCCGACCCGACGCGTCGCGCCATCCTGGCGAGGCTGCGCGAGGGAGAGGCCACGGTGAACACCTTGGCTGCACCTTTTGACATGAGCCTGCCCGCCATTTCCAAGCATCTCAAAGTGCTGGAAGTGGCGGGGCTGATCACCCGCAGCCGTGCCGCCCAGCAGCGCCCCTGTAAGCTTTCACCCGAAGGCTTTGCCGAAGTGGATGCGTGGATGAGCGGGTACCGCGAAATCTGGGAACAGCGGCTTGACCGCCTCGCCACCTATTTGAGTTCAATCAAGGAGTAA
- a CDS encoding DoxX family protein: MDKTIQNQGWKTAALLVGRLVMAAMFAMAFTFKFIDINMTATYIASAGFPMSVPLAWIAAIFELALFISFLTGAYFREACILAAIYVVFLAFSFHGMSTWSKDAEGLNFGAFVSHFPFAAGLLFGAVSGPGRVLTWNRTCLK, translated from the coding sequence ATGGATAAGACAATTCAAAACCAAGGCTGGAAAACCGCGGCGCTGCTGGTCGGCCGGCTGGTGATGGCCGCGATGTTCGCCATGGCCTTCACGTTCAAGTTCATCGATATCAACATGACCGCGACTTACATTGCATCAGCGGGCTTCCCGATGTCAGTGCCGCTGGCCTGGATTGCGGCCATCTTTGAACTCGCACTGTTCATCAGTTTCCTCACTGGCGCGTATTTCCGCGAGGCCTGCATTCTCGCTGCCATCTATGTCGTGTTCCTCGCCTTCTCCTTCCACGGCATGAGCACCTGGTCGAAAGATGCTGAAGGTTTGAACTTCGGCGCTTTTGTCAGCCACTTTCCCTTTGCTGCCGGCTTGCTGTTCGGCGCGGTGAGTGGCCCGGGCCGTGTTCTCACCTGGAACCGGACCTGCCTGAAGTAA
- the fabI gene encoding enoyl-ACP reductase FabI: MSNTKGLMAGKRGLIMGVANNRSIAWGISKACADQGAELAFTYQGDALKKRVEPLAAELNSKIVLPCDVSDMASLDAAFAELNKHWDSIDFVVHAIAFSDKDELTGRYVDTSPGNFSNTMFISIYSFTAVAQRAEKMMTKGGSMLTLTYYGAEKWMPHYNVMGVAKAGLEASVRYMAADLGEKNIRVNAISAGPIKTLAASGIGDFRYILKWNEYNAPLRRTVTIDEVGDSGMYMLSDLSRGVTGEILHVDSGYHIVGMKNPSAPDMGPAGSHSE, translated from the coding sequence ATGAGCAATACCAAAGGTTTGATGGCAGGCAAACGCGGCCTGATCATGGGCGTGGCCAACAACCGGTCAATCGCCTGGGGCATTTCCAAGGCCTGCGCCGACCAAGGCGCTGAACTGGCTTTCACCTATCAGGGCGATGCCCTCAAGAAGCGCGTCGAACCGCTGGCCGCCGAACTCAATTCCAAGATCGTGCTGCCCTGCGATGTGTCGGACATGGCTTCGCTCGATGCCGCCTTCGCCGAATTGAACAAGCATTGGGACTCAATTGATTTCGTCGTCCACGCCATTGCCTTCTCCGACAAGGATGAGCTGACCGGCCGTTACGTCGATACCTCGCCCGGCAATTTCTCCAACACCATGTTCATCTCGATCTATTCGTTCACCGCCGTCGCCCAGCGCGCCGAGAAGATGATGACCAAGGGTGGCTCCATGCTCACCCTCACTTATTACGGTGCCGAAAAGTGGATGCCGCATTACAATGTGATGGGCGTGGCCAAGGCCGGCCTCGAAGCTTCCGTGCGCTACATGGCGGCTGATCTCGGCGAGAAAAACATCCGCGTCAACGCAATCTCCGCTGGCCCGATCAAGACGCTGGCTGCGTCAGGCATCGGCGACTTCCGCTACATTCTTAAATGGAACGAATATAACGCCCCCCTGCGCCGCACAGTCACCATCGATGAAGTGGGCGACAGCGGCATGTATATGCTGTCCGATCTGTCGCGCGGCGTCACCGGCGAAATCCTTCACGTTGATAGCGGCTATCACATCGTCGGCATGAAAAATCCCTCGGCACCGGATATGGGACCCGCAGGCAGCCATAGCGAGTAA
- a CDS encoding histidine phosphatase family protein translates to MATLPPIYFIRHGETDWNKQGLVQGSIDIDLNELGRKQAAELAQALLAHKPELTGYNFFVSPQRRAQDTMAAIATAQGRDPKSITTDARLRELGFGIWEGRPFWEVKASPIYPADLEGRFYWRPEGGESYEDGVARVQSFLADLTGPALVVSHGAVGRCLMGIIAGLPPERILELPTLQGHYCKMENGAIQWFDCMHEAV, encoded by the coding sequence GTGGCGACACTGCCTCCCATCTATTTCATCCGCCACGGCGAGACCGACTGGAACAAGCAGGGCCTCGTTCAAGGCTCCATCGACATTGATCTCAATGAACTCGGCCGCAAACAAGCGGCTGAACTGGCGCAGGCTTTGCTGGCCCACAAGCCAGAACTGACCGGCTACAACTTCTTCGTCTCACCCCAGCGCCGCGCCCAGGATACGATGGCGGCCATCGCCACCGCTCAGGGCCGCGACCCCAAATCCATCACCACCGATGCCCGCCTGCGCGAACTCGGCTTCGGGATATGGGAGGGAAGGCCGTTCTGGGAAGTCAAAGCTTCACCCATCTATCCCGCCGATCTGGAAGGCCGCTTCTACTGGCGGCCTGAAGGTGGAGAATCCTACGAAGACGGCGTGGCTCGGGTACAAAGTTTTCTGGCCGATCTGACCGGCCCTGCCCTCGTCGTCTCGCATGGTGCAGTCGGCCGCTGCCTGATGGGGATCATCGCCGGCCTTCCGCCTGAGCGCATTTTGGAATTGCCCACGCTGCAGGGCCATTATTGTAAAATGGAAAACGGCGCGATCCAGTGGTTTGACTGCATGCATGAGGCGGTTTAG
- the aroC gene encoding chorismate synthase, which translates to MSHNTFGHLFRVTTFGESHGVAIGAVVDGCPPNLKISAEEIQGFLDKRKPGQNRFTTQRQEADQVKILSGVFEDERTDGLRTTGTPIALLIENTDQRSKDYTEIRDKFRPGHADFSYQEKYGIRDYRGGGRSSARETACRVAAGAIARLVIPQVKIRGALVQIGPHKIDRKNWNWGTVNENPFFCPDAKAAAEWETYLDGVRKAGSSVGAIIEVTASGVPAGWGAPLYGKLDAELAAAMMSINAVKGVEIGDGFAAAALSGEENADEIRMRRNVPEFQANHAGGVLGGISSGQDVVVRFAVKPTSSILKSRQTVTKEGEDADIITKGRHDPCVGIRAVPVGEAMMACVLADAFLRHRGQVG; encoded by the coding sequence ATGTCACATAATACCTTTGGCCATCTGTTCCGCGTCACCACCTTTGGCGAAAGCCACGGCGTAGCGATTGGCGCTGTCGTTGATGGCTGCCCGCCCAATCTGAAAATCTCGGCCGAAGAAATCCAGGGGTTCCTCGACAAGCGCAAGCCCGGCCAGAACCGCTTCACCACCCAGCGCCAGGAAGCTGATCAGGTGAAAATCCTGTCGGGCGTTTTCGAGGATGAACGCACCGACGGTCTGCGCACCACCGGCACGCCGATTGCGCTGCTGATCGAAAACACTGACCAGCGCTCGAAAGACTATACCGAAATCCGCGACAAATTCCGCCCCGGCCATGCGGATTTTTCCTATCAGGAAAAATACGGCATCCGCGATTATCGCGGCGGCGGCCGTTCATCAGCGCGCGAGACCGCTTGCCGGGTGGCCGCCGGTGCCATTGCCCGCCTGGTCATCCCGCAGGTGAAAATTCGTGGCGCGCTGGTGCAGATCGGCCCGCACAAGATCGACCGCAAGAATTGGAACTGGGGCACGGTGAATGAAAACCCGTTCTTCTGCCCCGATGCCAAAGCCGCCGCGGAATGGGAAACCTATCTCGATGGCGTGCGCAAGGCGGGTTCATCGGTAGGCGCCATCATCGAAGTCACCGCGTCGGGCGTGCCCGCCGGCTGGGGCGCGCCTTTGTATGGCAAGCTCGATGCCGAACTGGCCGCCGCCATGATGAGCATCAATGCGGTCAAGGGCGTGGAGATCGGCGACGGTTTCGCCGCCGCTGCGCTTTCCGGCGAAGAAAATGCCGACGAAATCCGCATGCGCCGCAATGTGCCTGAATTCCAGGCCAACCATGCCGGCGGCGTGCTCGGGGGCATATCTTCAGGCCAGGATGTGGTGGTGCGCTTCGCAGTAAAGCCCACATCCTCAATCCTGAAATCCCGCCAGACCGTGACCAAGGAAGGCGAAGACGCCGACATCATCACCAAAGGCCGCCACGATCCCTGCGTAGGCATCCGCGCGGTACCAGTAGGCGAAGCCATGATGGCCTGCGTCCTGGCCGACGCCTTCCTGCGCCATCGCGGCCAAGTGGGTTAA
- a CDS encoding class GN sortase: protein MLGLLLIAAALALGGQAGYIYAKAALAQVLLERAFAQSVITGKPVKAWSWADTWPVAKLEINRIGAEAIVLKGASGEALAFGPSLLDETAKPGERGTSVIAAHRDTHFAFLKDVVVGDVIAITRNDGLRFDYRVTGTRIADADASGIDRHAAGFNLVLSTCYPFDALTHGKQRYLVEAVLVK, encoded by the coding sequence ATGCTGGGGCTGCTGCTGATCGCAGCGGCTTTGGCGCTTGGGGGTCAGGCGGGATACATCTATGCCAAGGCTGCTCTGGCGCAAGTGTTGCTGGAGCGCGCCTTTGCGCAATCGGTCATCACGGGCAAACCGGTCAAGGCGTGGAGCTGGGCTGATACCTGGCCGGTGGCAAAGCTGGAGATCAACCGCATCGGTGCTGAGGCGATTGTGCTGAAAGGCGCATCCGGTGAGGCGTTGGCGTTTGGTCCTTCGCTGCTCGATGAAACGGCCAAGCCGGGCGAGCGCGGCACGAGTGTGATCGCGGCGCATCGCGATACGCATTTTGCTTTTTTGAAGGATGTCGTTGTGGGCGATGTGATCGCCATCACCCGCAATGACGGCTTGCGCTTTGATTACCGCGTGACAGGCACGCGCATTGCGGATGCTGATGCGTCAGGCATAGATCGCCATGCGGCGGGATTCAATCTGGTGCTTTCGACGTGCTATCCGTTCGATGCGCTGACGCATGGGAAGCAGCGGTATCTGGTAGAGGCGGTGCTGGTGAAATGA
- a CDS encoding marine proteobacterial sortase target protein, whose product MLTSLNPRRPIWAAAFIFLSSFLILAKAAFAVVGINDMQSGSLLFNTKDANKFVEAPKVATDYTTTVSGPTARTVVTQQFYNPSDSWIEGVYVFPLPDNSAVDTLKIVSGTRVIVGEVKEKVEAKQEYEKAKADGKSAALLEQVRPNLFTNSVANIGPHEKILVQIEYQETVAQSSGTYSLRLPLVVAPRYEPAPIVQSVDFNNKGLGTTTTQVPQPPVLYPATDGVTNPVSITVNLNAGFDLGDVKSSFHAVDVTDKDAQSKVVKLAGIVPADRDFELTWKAKGDAPQAGLFKQNVNGHDYLLGFITPPDVNGPGTNVPRDITFVIDNSGSMDGASMPQAKASLLYGLAQLKPDDLFNVIRFDDTMTNVFGGSIPASEGNVQKAKDFVDALTANGGTEMVAPMKDALNDATPSDKGHLRQVVFITDGEISNEQELFDAIAKGRGRSRVFMVGIGSAPNTYLMTRAAELGRGSFTQIGEPNQLTARMTELFGKIGHPVITDLKAEIAGSNAKITPENLPDVYRGEPVMFFADDKALSGTVKLTGKIGDQPWEVSLPVDKAAAGDGIAKLWARRKIAEIEVATTLGQMDQASADKAVLSVALEHQLVSSQTSLIAIDKSPKRPPGYVLTRADVPLNLPAGWVWESVFGPKAVEDAPKMQKTEADLLQPIKAKMSEAAAPVALPQTATDARLLTLLAMLLALGGVVLLRKKETA is encoded by the coding sequence ATGCTTACTTCACTAAATCCGCGCCGGCCCATATGGGCGGCCGCTTTCATCTTTCTCTCTAGCTTTTTGATTTTGGCCAAGGCGGCCTTCGCCGTGGTTGGCATCAATGACATGCAGTCCGGATCGCTGCTGTTCAACACCAAGGATGCGAACAAATTTGTCGAAGCGCCCAAAGTGGCGACCGATTACACGACCACTGTTTCGGGACCCACGGCGCGCACCGTGGTGACGCAACAATTTTACAACCCGTCAGATTCATGGATCGAAGGCGTTTATGTTTTTCCGCTGCCCGACAATTCGGCGGTGGACACGCTGAAGATCGTGTCTGGCACGCGCGTCATTGTTGGCGAGGTGAAGGAAAAGGTTGAGGCCAAGCAGGAATATGAAAAGGCCAAGGCCGATGGAAAGTCGGCAGCCCTGCTGGAACAAGTGCGCCCCAATCTGTTCACCAACAGCGTGGCCAATATCGGACCGCATGAAAAAATTCTGGTGCAGATCGAATATCAGGAAACCGTGGCGCAAAGCAGCGGCACTTATTCCCTGCGACTGCCGCTGGTGGTGGCGCCGCGCTACGAGCCGGCCCCCATCGTGCAGTCGGTGGATTTCAACAACAAGGGCTTGGGCACTACCACAACCCAAGTGCCGCAGCCTCCGGTTCTTTATCCCGCCACCGATGGCGTGACGAATCCGGTTTCGATCACCGTCAATCTCAATGCCGGCTTTGATCTGGGTGATGTGAAGAGCTCCTTCCATGCCGTGGATGTGACCGACAAGGATGCGCAGTCGAAAGTCGTGAAGCTTGCGGGCATCGTGCCGGCTGACCGTGATTTTGAATTGACCTGGAAGGCCAAGGGTGATGCACCGCAGGCCGGCCTGTTCAAGCAGAATGTGAACGGTCACGACTATCTCCTTGGTTTCATTACACCTCCTGACGTTAACGGACCGGGCACCAACGTGCCGCGCGACATCACTTTTGTGATCGACAATTCCGGTTCGATGGATGGCGCTTCAATGCCGCAAGCCAAGGCAAGCCTGCTTTATGGTCTCGCCCAGCTGAAGCCGGATGACCTGTTCAACGTGATCCGCTTTGACGACACGATGACCAATGTGTTCGGCGGCAGCATTCCGGCTTCGGAAGGCAATGTGCAGAAGGCGAAGGATTTCGTTGATGCGCTCACCGCCAATGGCGGCACCGAAATGGTGGCCCCGATGAAGGACGCGCTGAATGATGCCACGCCAAGCGACAAGGGCCATCTGCGCCAGGTGGTGTTCATCACCGATGGTGAGATCAGCAACGAGCAGGAATTGTTCGACGCCATTGCCAAGGGCCGCGGCCGCAGCCGCGTGTTCATGGTGGGCATCGGTTCTGCACCCAACACCTATCTGATGACGCGCGCGGCTGAACTGGGCCGTGGCAGTTTCACCCAGATCGGCGAGCCAAACCAGCTGACGGCGCGCATGACCGAGCTGTTCGGCAAGATCGGCCATCCGGTGATCACGGACTTGAAGGCCGAGATCGCAGGTTCCAATGCCAAGATCACGCCGGAGAATCTTCCGGATGTTTATCGCGGTGAACCGGTGATGTTCTTTGCCGACGACAAGGCACTGTCTGGCACGGTTAAACTGACTGGCAAGATCGGAGACCAGCCATGGGAAGTTTCGCTCCCGGTGGACAAGGCCGCCGCAGGTGATGGCATTGCCAAGCTGTGGGCGCGCCGCAAGATCGCCGAGATCGAAGTGGCAACCACTTTGGGCCAGATGGACCAGGCCTCTGCCGACAAGGCGGTGCTGAGTGTTGCTCTGGAACATCAATTGGTGTCGAGCCAGACTTCGCTGATCGCCATCGACAAGTCGCCCAAGCGCCCGCCCGGCTATGTGCTGACGCGTGCGGATGTGCCGCTCAACCTGCCGGCCGGCTGGGTTTGGGAAAGTGTCTTCGGTCCGAAAGCTGTCGAAGATGCGCCCAAGATGCAGAAGACTGAGGCTGACCTACTGCAGCCCATCAAGGCCAAGATGAGCGAAGCCGCTGCCCCTGTGGCCCTGCCGCAGACGGCAACGGATGCACGGCTGCTCACCCTGCTCGCAATGCTGCTCGCCCTCGGCGGCGTTGTGCTCCTGCGCAAAAAGGAAACGGCATGA
- a CDS encoding helix-turn-helix domain-containing protein: MSDDDLSEAESKAIGQSIREELARKRLTRQHLADLAKISLSTLEKALSGQRPFTLASVVRIEEALKLPLRKARHAQTAMGPSIAPPEMGSYSHGAVSWLEGDYLTLRASFSTAEAIYAYSTSIKWDQALSHLCFHESERQDPQYKQDGFVSVPHQSGYIYLVTNKLGQYRMVMLTRPIISGEMYGLLSTLQSGRASQLTPISTPVVLAPAKQFGTEIEFGVIEASSKVYERYRKLLKRAHDEPFVLFGKQLS; this comes from the coding sequence ATGAGCGACGACGACCTTTCAGAAGCCGAGAGCAAGGCCATCGGCCAATCCATCCGCGAGGAACTGGCGCGCAAACGGCTGACAAGGCAGCATCTGGCCGACCTCGCCAAGATCAGCCTCTCAACGCTGGAAAAGGCCCTCTCAGGCCAGCGGCCTTTCACTTTGGCCAGCGTGGTCCGCATCGAAGAAGCGCTGAAATTGCCGCTGCGCAAAGCGCGCCATGCGCAGACCGCGATGGGCCCCAGCATTGCGCCGCCTGAAATGGGCTCCTATTCGCATGGCGCCGTGTCATGGCTGGAGGGTGATTATCTCACCTTGCGCGCCTCATTTTCCACAGCAGAAGCGATTTACGCTTACTCAACTTCGATCAAATGGGATCAGGCGCTGTCGCATCTCTGCTTCCACGAATCCGAACGGCAGGACCCGCAATACAAGCAGGATGGCTTCGTCTCGGTGCCGCACCAGTCGGGCTATATCTATCTGGTCACCAACAAGCTGGGCCAATATCGCATGGTGATGCTGACACGCCCGATTATCAGCGGCGAAATGTATGGCTTGCTCAGCACGCTACAATCCGGCCGCGCCTCGCAGCTCACGCCGATTTCAACCCCGGTAGTGCTGGCCCCCGCAAAGCAATTCGGTACAGAAATCGAATTCGGCGTGATCGAAGCCAGCTCGAAAGTCTATGAACGTTACCGCAAGCTGCTGAAGCGCGCCCATGACGAGCCCTTCGTGCTGTTCGGCAAGCAGCTAAGCTAA
- a CDS encoding 4-(cytidine 5'-diphospho)-2-C-methyl-D-erythritol kinase produces MSSIVESARAKVNLTLHVKGRRADGYHELSSIVAFADVADKLVLEPAAANALVVSGPFAADVPSGDDNIIWKAWAHLGTLMDVPFVSVQLEKNLPVASGIGGGSADAAAMLRGLLKLSGQSLDAAQIAGLSAIGADVPVCFQGQPCLMQGIGDQLEPLKKELPPAIVLANPLLPCATAAVFKAMGIAPGAVHRGGRGLWRNDMTQAALTVQPAIAAVLSELKNTKLTPCLMSGSGATCFGLAQSFAQAEEEAERLRQAYPGWWIKAARLA; encoded by the coding sequence ATGTCTTCCATCGTTGAATCTGCGCGCGCCAAGGTCAATCTCACGCTGCATGTGAAGGGCCGCAGGGCGGATGGCTATCATGAGCTATCATCCATCGTGGCCTTTGCCGATGTGGCGGACAAGCTGGTGCTTGAACCTGCGGCGGCGAATGCTCTGGTTGTGAGCGGGCCATTTGCAGCAGACGTGCCGAGCGGTGACGACAACATCATCTGGAAAGCCTGGGCACATCTGGGCACACTGATGGATGTGCCGTTTGTTTCGGTGCAGCTGGAAAAGAACCTGCCGGTGGCGTCCGGCATTGGTGGTGGTTCTGCCGATGCGGCGGCAATGCTGCGCGGGCTGCTCAAGCTTTCAGGACAATCGCTCGATGCGGCGCAGATTGCGGGCTTGAGTGCTATCGGTGCGGATGTGCCGGTGTGTTTTCAAGGGCAACCGTGTCTGATGCAGGGCATTGGCGATCAGCTGGAGCCGCTCAAGAAAGAACTTCCGCCGGCGATCGTGCTGGCCAATCCGCTGCTGCCTTGCGCGACGGCGGCGGTGTTCAAGGCGATGGGGATTGCGCCAGGTGCCGTGCATCGCGGCGGCCGTGGCCTGTGGCGCAATGACATGACGCAAGCAGCGCTTACAGTGCAACCCGCCATTGCCGCTGTTCTGAGTGAGTTGAAAAACACCAAGCTCACGCCCTGCCTGATGTCTGGTTCGGGGGCGACCTGCTTTGGTCTGGCGCAGAGTTTTGCGCAGGCGGAAGAAGAGGCCGAGCGGTTGCGCCAAGCTTATCCCGGCTGGTGGATCAAGGCGGCGCGGTTAGCTTAG
- a CDS encoding tetratricopeptide repeat protein, with protein MRLLALSLFSLSLFASVSASAGTPNEDTFSGDYLASRTASRLMDLSATEQFTSAALKQDPGNGILLERLFVVKVMQGDIASAEPLAAQVVKTNSQQRTARLVLGLKNFKAKRYADARENFNEAAYTPFGTLTSVLLNAWSYAGENQLNAALRELDKLDTQDAFAGSKAFHAALICDLLNSGMRAESFYKKAIALSPNALRVTLAYGNFLERQARKDDASAVYKKYLEGGQGNAFVQKALDNLASGTKPGLFVPSVSAGAGEVLYSISASLTGDQTSDAALIYSQLALSVAADKPFVLTTLGGILGDMKLYERSNAAFDLVPKDSLLRSNAETEMALNLHRLEKSDDAITKLKAVVAADPKDDAAWITLAGIYRATDKHELAAEAYSQAITLLPEDAPNLWRIYYNRGIDYDRLKQYDKAEVDFRKALKLSNDDASVLNYLGYSMIDRGVNLDEAIAMVKKAVSLKPNDGYITDSLGWAYYVLRDYDQAVTYCERAVDLIPSDAIIADHLGDVYWKVGRKLEAKFQWQHALDNHPDDVEIPRIQAKLKDGLPDADPAKPAVNATPDTKPTNG; from the coding sequence ATGCGGCTTCTGGCTCTTTCGCTTTTCTCCCTCTCGCTTTTTGCATCCGTTTCGGCCTCCGCCGGCACGCCCAACGAAGACACTTTCTCCGGCGATTACCTGGCTTCGCGCACCGCCAGCCGGTTGATGGACCTTTCTGCCACTGAGCAATTCACCAGTGCGGCGCTGAAGCAGGATCCCGGCAATGGGATTTTGCTTGAGCGCCTGTTTGTAGTGAAAGTCATGCAGGGCGACATTGCCTCGGCCGAGCCACTGGCGGCGCAGGTGGTCAAAACCAACAGCCAGCAACGCACAGCGCGGCTGGTTCTGGGCCTGAAGAATTTCAAGGCCAAGCGTTACGCCGATGCGCGCGAAAACTTCAACGAGGCGGCCTACACGCCGTTTGGCACGCTGACCTCCGTGCTGCTCAATGCCTGGAGCTATGCGGGCGAGAACCAGTTGAATGCCGCGCTGCGCGAACTCGACAAGCTGGACACGCAGGACGCTTTTGCCGGGTCCAAGGCGTTTCATGCGGCGCTGATCTGTGATCTTCTCAATTCCGGCATGCGCGCTGAGAGCTTCTATAAAAAGGCCATTGCGCTTTCGCCCAATGCGCTGCGCGTGACGCTGGCTTATGGCAATTTCCTCGAGCGCCAGGCCCGCAAGGATGATGCCTCCGCAGTGTACAAGAAATATCTTGAAGGTGGGCAAGGCAATGCCTTTGTGCAGAAGGCGCTTGATAATTTGGCCAGCGGCACCAAGCCCGGCCTGTTCGTGCCCAGCGTGTCGGCGGGTGCGGGCGAAGTGCTCTATTCGATTTCGGCCTCGCTCACCGGCGACCAGACTTCTGATGCGGCCTTGATCTATTCGCAGTTGGCACTTTCGGTTGCGGCCGACAAGCCATTCGTGCTGACCACGCTGGGTGGCATTCTGGGCGACATGAAGCTCTATGAACGCTCTAACGCGGCATTTGATCTGGTGCCCAAGGATTCACTTCTGCGCAGCAATGCCGAAACGGAAATGGCTCTCAACCTGCACCGGCTTGAGAAAAGCGATGATGCCATCACCAAGCTGAAAGCTGTAGTAGCCGCCGACCCGAAGGATGATGCTGCATGGATAACGCTGGCTGGCATTTACCGCGCCACTGACAAGCATGAACTGGCCGCCGAAGCCTATTCCCAGGCCATCACGCTGCTGCCGGAAGATGCCCCCAATCTCTGGCGCATCTATTATAACCGCGGCATCGATTACGACCGCCTGAAGCAGTATGACAAAGCCGAAGTGGATTTCCGCAAGGCGCTGAAGCTTTCCAATGATGATGCTTCAGTGCTCAATTATCTCGGTTATTCGATGATTGACCGTGGTGTGAACCTTGATGAGGCCATCGCCATGGTGAAGAAGGCGGTGAGCCTGAAACCCAATGATGGCTATATCACCGACAGTCTGGGCTGGGCTTATTATGTGCTGCGCGACTATGACCAGGCGGTGACATACTGTGAACGCGCGGTTGATCTCATTCCGTCTGATGCGATCATCGCGGACCATCTGGGCGATGTGTATTGGAAAGTGGGCCGCAAGCTGGAAGCCAAATTCCAGTGGCAGCACGCGCTCGACAATCATCCCGATGATGTGGAGATCCCACGCATTCAGGCCAAGCTGAAAGACGGCTTGCCGGACGCTGATCCTGCGAAGCCTGCCGTCAACGCAACGCCCGACACCAAGCCCACCAACGGTTGA